One window of Camelina sativa cultivar DH55 chromosome 4, Cs, whole genome shotgun sequence genomic DNA carries:
- the LOC104783890 gene encoding uncharacterized protein LOC104783890 — MRTMFGMTLDCTTSYRALQYALEYVRGNAESRYAKLPYCLRKIEQSNSGSVVDLVVDDEHRFKYLFLSFDASIRGFNYVRRVIVVDGTHLTGKYESVLLVACAQDVSDRCSSIAKACRNVMPWATRGICYYHLQQNIISNFHGKQLMYLVKGAAYAHTHDDYNRYMASLTNVNPALAAYLNEADPALWSRVYCPGDRYNIKTSNIAESINSMLKKAKGYPITYLIEFITKKLGRWYWKRREDALSLTTTFSRGVEFLLAVREHYADMMTVERIDGWRFYVRGGQRDCLVDLEAKSCSCGVFDVEKMPCSHAIKAVKSSGWHMSTVVEAYYRKDYVYASYAATIMPNVEHDPIGPDIRCIPPMPKRKPGRQKKSRWLTWLELSRKNGSKPRKSHKQYACSKCRQPGHTRLHCVSNNPT, encoded by the exons ATGAGGACAATGTTCGGCATGACATTGGATTGCACAACTTCGTACAGGGCTTTACAATATGCATTGGAATATGTGAGAGGAAACGCCGAATCTAGGTATGCGAAGTTGCCTTATTGTCTTAGAAAAATAGAGCAGTCAAACTCGGGAAGTgtcgttgaccttgttgttgatgacgagCATAGGTTTAAGTACCTTTTCCTATCTTTTGATGCTTCAATCCGTGGTTTCAATTACGTGAGGCgagttattgtggttgatgggaCCCATCTCACCGGAAAGTATGAAAGTGTATTGCTAGTCGCTTGCGcacaggatg TTTCGGATAGGTGCAGTTCAATAGCTAAAGCATGTCGCAATGTTATGCCATGGGCAACACGAGGGATATGTTACTACCATctccaacaaaacataatttctaatttccaTGGGAAGCAACTGATGTACTTGGTGAAAGGGGCAGCATATGCGCATACGCATGATGATTACAACCGCTACATGGCTTCCCTTACTAACGTAAATCCGGCCCTTGCAGCGTACTTGAATGAGGCAGATCCAGCTTTATGGTCTCGGGTTTACTgtccaggagatagatacaacatcAAGACTAGCAACATTGCGGAATCTATCAACTCCATGCTAAAGAAAGCCAAAGGTTATCCCATCACATATCTCATTGAGTTTATTACGAAAAAGTTAGGTAGGTGGTATTGGAAAAGACGAGAGGATGCACTTAGTCTGACAACCACTTTTAGCCGGGGTGTTGAGTTCTTATTGGCCGTAAGGGAGCATTACGCAGATATGATGACGGTAGAACGCATTGATGGCTGGCGTTTCTACGTTAGGGGTGGGCAACGTGACTGTTTGGTTGACTTGGAAGCAAAATCTTGTTCATGCGGGGTGTTTGATGTTGAGAAAATGCCATGTTCACATGCAATTAAGGCTGTCAAGTCAAGCGGATGGCATATGTCTACCGTAGTCGAAGCTTACTATAGAAAAGATTATGTCTATGCGTCGTACGCGGCTACCATCATGCCCAATGTCGAGCATGATCCAATTGGGCCAGATATCCGATGTATACCTCCCATGCCGAAGCGGAAGCCTGGAAGGCAAAAGAAGTCTCGTTGGCTAACATGGCTAGAACTGTCACGTAAAAATGGGAGCAAGCCGAGGAAGTCTCATAAGCAATATGCTTGTTCAAAATGCAGACAGCCTGGACATACTCGACTTCATTGTGTAAGTAACAATCCCACTTGA
- the LOC109132680 gene encoding uncharacterized protein LOC109132680, producing the protein MTMRKCIVLMFLVAVVIATMGREVEGVSCETKCELKCGGLYVPPSTCIDPCIREHCHKPPSHSSQSLQVEAIGMRNIRE; encoded by the exons ATGACGATGAGAAAATGCattgtattaatgtttttggtGGCGGTAGTAATAGCAACCATGGGAAGAGAAGTAGAAGGAGTTTCATGTGAGACCAAGTGCGAGCTTAAGTGCGGTGGCCTTTATGTGCCTCCAAGTACATGTATCGACCCATGTATTCGCGAGCACTGCCACAAACCACCAAGTCATTCATCTCAATCATTGCA GGTGGAGGCTATAGGAATGAGAAACATCAGAGAGTAG
- the LOC109132678 gene encoding uncharacterized protein LOC109132678: MGMMKVTLMVVMMMVLVGTIIGEVKAEEYSHEDCVKRCVHRCFDNPDKNCVRQCIFFNCGPPSLPTNVYRSKMKAPQNHGIRE; this comes from the exons atgggGATGATGAAGGTAACGTTGAtggttgtgatgatgatggtgttgGTCGGAACCATAATAGGTGAGGTCAAGGCTGAGGAGTACTCACATGAGGATTGTGTGAAACGGTGTGTGCACAGGTGCTTTGATAATCCTGATAAGAATTGCGTTCGCCAATGCATCTTTTTTAACTGCGGTCCTCCTTCTCTTCCTACCAATGTTTATCGTTCTAA GATGAAGGCTCCACAGAATCACGGAATCAGAGAATAG